AAAACATAATGGTGAAATGTTTTTCTTATACCTTCAACTCATCCACATCCACCTTTATGAAGGTGACAGTGGGCAGCTTCCTTGCCAATTCAGCCAAGAATGGAGCAATGAAGCGACAAGGTCCACACCATGATGCGGTAAAATCAACGACTATCTGCATTCAGAGCACTCACTATATGTCAAGGAAACTGGAATTGCAGGGACTGAAGAAACTTTTCCAATATGCAGATTGGCATGCGATGTTGTCCCATTACACAAAGTTCcatgtttttttttcaattctcaaatGAAAATTCAATATTTACTCCCGAGTTATTTTATGAGGTAGACAACAAATAGACTCTGTGGTTTCCCTTCATCCATGTACTGACCTCGAAACAACAATTTTGCATGATTAAACAACCTCTAAATAAGAAACTAGTCAAATTTCATGAGCCCTCGGCTCTTTTTGGTTgaacaattgaaaaaaaaaacaaaaagggatCTTAGCATTGCCAAATCAAAATCAGCATGAAATTCCAGTCCAATCGTTCAGGCCTCATAAACTATGAATATAATTAATCATCAATTATGGCTTAAAAGCACGAGACACAGACTGAACCAGCCCTGAAATATGATCGCTGTTATACATAAGCTATATCACAGCATAATAACAATTTgtaccaagaaaaaaaaaagggcataacaacaacaacaacaaccagCCATCGACAATTACCGAGACGAAGGGaacaaaatttattaaaacataCCTTAGTACCTTTTCAGATTAAATATTAGATATATCAGAGTCAATCTAAACCCTGCATGCAAAATCTGATCCGCTATTCAAGTGAAACCACAAAGTAATCAAAATTGCAAAAGAGGACCAGTAATTCTAAACCAAATTAGAGACAAAAGACAAAActcagaaaaaaaataaatcacaaaaaattaCAGAGCACAAAATCGAAATCAAGCCATGTAGAATCATTGATCATTTCTTAGCCGAGAACAAAAATCtgccaaaaacaaaagaaaatttcagcttgactccaggaaaaaaaaaagaaaacataaaaaaataccAGCTTTTTGGAGTCGTTCCCCTTCTGGAGCTGCTCGGTCCAGGCTTCAACAGTGTGGCAGCTAATCACTTGTCCTTCTTCCGCCATAGTTTTCTTTCTCGCTTTCTTTCTACAAGATAATTTGGTTTGTGTTTTTCTGCAAAAGAATAAACTCCTCTCTCGCTCGCTCTTGTATCTCTGTTTATGCTTATCGAACAAGAAAAGCTACGCGGTTAAATAGGGAGTTAGGAGTGGACGGAGATTGTGCCATTGTGGGCAAATTACGTATTTACCAGAAATTTCCAAAACGGTAGATTTCGATGATTCTGATCTGGCGCCAGCTATATTTAAGGATGATGTGTCATTGTATGACGAGGAGGATCTTTCCATGGCAAGACCctcttaattaattaattttttttttattgacaCCATGTACACTTACTTTTATTCCTTCTCTAACATATATTAGGGGTTTGATCCAGCAGGCGCTCTTATAATTAATCAAAGCACGGACGAAAATACGTACAACTTTTTAAGGAAAAAACACTTCCCAAATAAGGCCCTACTTACACAGGATTTGCCATGTTGAAGGAATGATTTTGGTTAAGTGAAACCTTGgatgttgatttttttttcttttaaatgtGAAGTTAAATcaagaaagtttttttttttttaaaggcgAGTTTAAATCAAGAAATTAATAAATGTACGAGTGTACATTTTAAATGGTAAATTAGTACAATTAGATTCACCATAAATCTTTCTTAATTTGATGTTGCCAAGAAATTTGGTTGTTGTTATTATATAAAGTTTTTTCTAGTTATTAAGTGTAGATCGAACTTATTGGACATCATTAAAATATACTTCaagtatttaatttttttaaaaaaatcaaatttgttagaaaaattatataaatgtaagaaaatgtaataattattaatatatacatacacatacaCATAGTAGGTTGGACATAAAATATGTGTATCAATGAATGCTCCGCAGAAGAACTAATTTACGAAACGAACATACAAACAACAGAATTGAACCCGCTATTAAATCTTTAAAATTACCGAGCAATCTCTGGATTGTAACGTCTTTGTGCATTgtcattatcaaaaaaaaaaaaaaaagtcctcgTGCAGTGTCGGTCTAAAAAAGAATGGTCTTTGTGCATTGTTCCTATGGAGTATTTACGAACCATTAGTTAAATTTGGAACAACGTCGAAAGTTGAGGAACATGTTATGGGTTTACAACTAATACCAAGAGATGCTTCCAAGCTTTGGTAAAGATTCTCTATCACCAACAAGAGCTAAACAAAAAagggcaaaagaagaaaagaagagatgcTTCTGAGCTTTTGCGGACATGTCCAAGTTTTTCATATTAGCTTCTTGGTCCTGTTCTTCTTTCAGTGCGTACCTTAATGTTATTGGGCAGACATTAACAACTtcattgttattattattattatacaaCAAGGAAATGGTAAGACATTCCAACTAGTCAACTTAGCAGAAGGATTTCATCTTGCAAAAATGGTTGACTCGACGAGAAGCGAACAAAATCTCCATTTAGAAGCTTTTTCGTGGTCTCATGGCCCATTCAATTCCAACCCGAACGCTTGGCATTTCCAGTTAGGGCCAGAGAATAATAGTGGGCTGTCCTGTCAACCACGACGCTAACATCTCCATGCGGACGAAGGAATAAAGCCGGAATTGTGGAAGGGGAGCGTGGCTGTTCAGGTCAGGGCCATCTCATCGGGCATTTAGTGACGAATTTCGAGCTTTTACTGATTGAAATTTACCCAATGGTGATCCTTCGTACAAAGGGCATAGGCAAATACAAGACCGAAATCTTTCCACGGGTTGCTCCATGCATAATCATGCTATAGCAATAATTATATGTCATCAGCACTGACTGGCAACCCTTCGAAAAAGTAAAAATACAAATTGTGCTATACTTTTCTTTGCAGAACTTTGAGAGAAATGAAGGGGAtattcacttttttctttttttttctttttttttttggggtcattTTGTCCGGCGTTTGTCTCTTGCACTGCTTTTGCAGTGAAGGAAACTGCAGAAGCAGA
This sequence is a window from Coffea eugenioides isolate CCC68of chromosome 7, Ceug_1.0, whole genome shotgun sequence. Protein-coding genes within it:
- the LOC113777671 gene encoding thioredoxin H-type — protein: MAEEGQVISCHTVEAWTEQLQKGNDSKKLIVVDFTASWCGPCRFIAPFLAELARKLPTVTFIKVDVDELKSVAQDWAVEAMPTFMFLKEGKIVDKVVGANKDLLQQGIAKHLSAATATATA